One Pseudodesulfovibrio senegalensis DNA segment encodes these proteins:
- a CDS encoding LysR family transcriptional regulator, which yields MELYHLRSFVAVAEEGHLTNAAKRLHTSQPTVSAHIKALEENLEVKLFSRTPKGMILTEAGDILKAQARKVLAAVDEFQTRAVRLRADLAGAVRIGLNTDSEYLRLTDLISAVSEKHPGLELHLTQNSSDRILEAIRAEELDAGFVFYENPYSDIKAHALRRSRVLIVAPAEWEERVQDASFEELAKMPWVWPARYCPLGALVLDHFESRGFCPARTIRADSEDVIRRLVVGGKGLSIMREDEAEALRAEGKLVCWQTDQNQDIGMDIFFVYHRDRKDDPVILAMLEAVERVWKTEA from the coding sequence ATGGAATTGTATCATCTGCGATCGTTTGTGGCCGTGGCCGAAGAGGGCCACCTGACCAACGCCGCAAAACGTCTGCATACCAGCCAGCCCACGGTCAGTGCGCACATCAAGGCCCTTGAGGAGAATCTTGAGGTCAAGCTGTTCAGCCGCACGCCCAAGGGTATGATCCTGACCGAGGCCGGAGACATCCTCAAGGCGCAGGCCCGCAAGGTGCTTGCCGCGGTGGACGAGTTCCAGACCCGGGCCGTGCGGTTGCGCGCGGATCTGGCCGGTGCCGTGCGCATCGGATTGAATACGGATTCCGAATATCTCCGGCTCACGGACCTGATTTCCGCTGTTTCCGAAAAGCATCCCGGGTTGGAACTGCACCTGACGCAGAATTCGTCGGACAGGATTCTGGAGGCCATCCGCGCCGAGGAGCTGGATGCCGGATTTGTCTTTTACGAGAATCCCTATTCCGACATCAAGGCGCATGCGTTGCGGCGTTCGCGCGTGCTCATCGTGGCGCCTGCGGAGTGGGAAGAGCGGGTGCAGGATGCCAGTTTCGAGGAACTGGCTAAGATGCCGTGGGTCTGGCCTGCGCGGTATTGCCCGCTGGGCGCGCTGGTGCTGGACCATTTCGAATCCCGGGGCTTTTGCCCGGCCCGGACCATCCGTGCGGACAGCGAAGACGTGATCCGCCGGTTGGTGGTGGGCGGCAAGGGCCTTTCCATCATGCGCGAGGACGAGGCCGAGGCCCTGCGCGCCGAGGGCAAGCTCGTCTGTTGGCAGACCGACCAGAACCAGGACATCGGCATGGACATTTTCTTTGTCTACCATCGCGACAGGAAGGACGACCCCGTGATTCTGGCCATGCTGGAAGCCGTGGAGCGGGTCTGGAAAACCGAAGCCTAG
- a CDS encoding pyridoxal phosphate-dependent aminotransferase, whose product MQLISRQIADYMESGSWIRKMFEAGIAMKKEFGEDAVCDFSLGNPDLPPPPALKQAMKDLAEEADTPFFLGYMPNFGYPDARTALAGQVSKEQGVAVAGEDLVITCGAAGALNAFFRAVLEPGDEVITPAPFFVEYGFYCENHGGVLKPVPSKPLTFELDIEAIDAAINEKTRILLLNSPNNPSGAVYSREELDRLAAILERHNQGRERPIFILSDEPYRFLAFDGVEVPSLLDVYQYSVVCSSFSKNLSMAGERIGYACVNPAMPGKQELLGALIMTNRILGFVNAPALAQKLMMRCLGSQVDASIYETRRAAMAEVLDNGGYNYTMPKGTFYFFPEAPNGDDVKFCSILQEEKILAVPGRGFGYPGYFRLTFCIGEDVIRRSKDGFKRAMEKAKA is encoded by the coding sequence ATGCAGCTTATTTCCCGGCAGATTGCCGATTACATGGAGAGCGGATCATGGATTCGCAAGATGTTCGAGGCCGGAATCGCCATGAAAAAGGAATTTGGCGAGGACGCGGTCTGTGACTTCAGCCTCGGCAACCCGGACCTGCCGCCGCCCCCGGCTTTGAAACAGGCCATGAAGGACCTGGCCGAAGAAGCCGACACACCGTTTTTTCTCGGCTACATGCCCAATTTCGGCTACCCGGACGCGCGCACGGCCCTTGCCGGACAGGTCAGCAAGGAGCAGGGCGTTGCCGTTGCCGGTGAAGATCTTGTCATCACCTGCGGCGCGGCCGGTGCGCTCAATGCCTTTTTCCGCGCCGTGCTCGAACCGGGCGACGAAGTGATCACGCCCGCTCCCTTTTTCGTGGAATACGGTTTTTACTGCGAGAACCACGGCGGCGTGCTCAAGCCCGTGCCCAGCAAACCGCTGACCTTTGAGCTGGACATCGAAGCCATTGACGCAGCCATCAACGAAAAAACCCGCATCCTGCTGCTCAATTCGCCCAACAACCCGTCCGGGGCCGTGTATTCGCGTGAGGAACTGGACCGGCTGGCCGCCATTCTGGAGAGACACAACCAGGGGCGTGAGCGGCCCATCTTCATTCTTTCGGATGAGCCGTATCGTTTTCTGGCCTTTGACGGCGTGGAAGTGCCCAGCCTGCTGGACGTCTATCAATACTCGGTAGTGTGTTCCTCGTTTTCCAAGAACCTGAGCATGGCTGGTGAGCGCATCGGCTATGCCTGCGTGAATCCGGCCATGCCCGGCAAGCAGGAACTGCTCGGCGCGCTGATCATGACCAACCGCATCCTCGGTTTCGTGAACGCGCCGGCGCTGGCGCAAAAGCTCATGATGCGCTGCCTCGGCAGTCAGGTGGATGCCTCCATTTACGAAACCCGGCGCGCGGCCATGGCCGAGGTGCTGGACAACGGCGGGTACAACTACACCATGCCCAAGGGCACGTTTTATTTCTTCCCGGAAGCGCCCAACGGCGACGACGTGAAGTTCTGCAGCATTTTGCAGGAAGAGAAGATTCTGGCCGTGCCCGGCCGCGGATTCGGGTATCCCGGCTATTTCCGCCTGACTTTCTGCATCGGCGAAGACGTGATTCGCCGCTCAAAGGACGGCTTCAAGCGGGCCATGGAAAAGGCAAAAGCATAG
- the acs gene encoding acetate--CoA ligase, whose translation MDQFGTLDNLLQEERVFRPLPQLVIEANVNPQELEAHRRMAGHDPLGYWEEAADELDWFKKWDQVLDDSDAPFYKWFPGSRCNIVYNCLDRHIETYNKNKLALIWEGEPGDSRKYTYFELYREVNRVANALRSLGIGKGDRIVIYMPPLPETVISMLAAAKIGAIHSVVFAGFSAKALRQRINDAQAKLVVTADGFYRNGQIMPLKETVDEALVGACADCVDSMIVVRRCKVGVDMTDGRDFWYEDLIRNERNISPTEVMDADDPLFLMYTSGTTGQPKGIVHSHAGYMVGVHRTLNHVFDIKPTDIFWCTADPGWVTGHSAVVYGPLMAGTTTLMYEGHPNYPQADRLWNIVAKYGVTIFYTAPTMIRMLMRFGIQYTRQHDLSSLRLLGSVGEPISPEAWIWLYKNIGRNECPVLDTWWQTETGMFMISPLPISLLKPGSVTKTLPGVEADIVDRDGNPVPAGKGGLLVLKRPWPAMMTGMWNDPDRYREYWEKIPGMYFAGDVARKDEDGYFWIQGRADDVLNIAGHRIGTAEMEAAFGAHRAVHECGVIGVPDTIKGEAAKAFIVVRPEVEPDDELIKDLKRHIRNELGPVAVIKSIEFRDNLPKTRSGKIMRRVLKAEELGHEIGDLTGLEDED comes from the coding sequence ATGGACCAGTTCGGAACGCTGGACAATCTTTTGCAGGAAGAACGGGTATTCAGGCCCCTGCCACAACTGGTGATCGAGGCCAACGTCAACCCGCAGGAGCTTGAAGCGCACCGGCGCATGGCCGGGCACGATCCGCTGGGCTACTGGGAAGAGGCTGCGGACGAGCTGGACTGGTTCAAGAAATGGGACCAGGTTCTGGACGATTCGGACGCCCCCTTTTACAAATGGTTTCCGGGCTCGCGATGCAACATCGTCTACAACTGTCTGGACCGGCACATCGAAACCTACAACAAGAATAAGCTGGCCCTCATATGGGAAGGCGAGCCCGGCGATTCGCGCAAGTACACCTATTTCGAGCTCTACCGCGAGGTGAACCGCGTGGCCAACGCCCTGCGCTCGCTGGGCATCGGCAAGGGCGACCGCATCGTCATCTACATGCCGCCCCTGCCCGAAACCGTGATCTCCATGCTGGCCGCAGCCAAGATCGGGGCCATCCATTCCGTGGTCTTTGCCGGATTCTCGGCCAAGGCCCTGCGCCAGCGCATCAACGACGCGCAGGCCAAGCTCGTGGTCACGGCGGACGGCTTCTACCGCAACGGCCAGATCATGCCCCTCAAGGAAACCGTGGACGAGGCGCTGGTGGGCGCGTGCGCGGACTGCGTGGATTCCATGATCGTGGTGCGCCGCTGCAAGGTGGGCGTGGACATGACCGATGGCCGGGACTTCTGGTACGAAGACCTGATCCGCAACGAACGCAACATTTCGCCCACCGAAGTCATGGACGCGGATGATCCGCTCTTTCTCATGTACACCTCGGGCACCACGGGCCAGCCCAAGGGCATCGTGCATTCCCACGCGGGCTACATGGTGGGCGTGCACCGCACCCTGAACCATGTCTTCGACATCAAGCCCACGGACATCTTCTGGTGCACGGCCGATCCGGGCTGGGTCACGGGGCACAGCGCCGTGGTCTACGGACCGCTCATGGCCGGAACCACGACCCTCATGTACGAAGGCCATCCCAACTATCCGCAGGCGGACCGGCTCTGGAACATCGTGGCCAAGTACGGGGTGACCATCTTCTACACCGCGCCCACCATGATCCGCATGCTCATGCGCTTCGGCATCCAGTACACGCGCCAGCACGACCTCTCCAGCCTGCGCCTGCTCGGGTCCGTGGGCGAACCCATCAGCCCGGAGGCGTGGATCTGGCTCTACAAGAACATCGGCCGCAACGAGTGCCCGGTGCTCGACACGTGGTGGCAGACCGAAACCGGCATGTTCATGATCAGCCCGCTGCCCATATCCCTGCTCAAGCCCGGCTCGGTGACCAAGACCCTGCCCGGCGTGGAAGCGGACATCGTGGACCGCGACGGCAATCCCGTGCCCGCGGGCAAGGGCGGCCTGCTGGTGCTCAAGCGGCCGTGGCCCGCCATGATGACCGGCATGTGGAACGATCCGGACCGCTACCGCGAATACTGGGAAAAGATTCCGGGCATGTACTTTGCCGGGGACGTGGCCCGCAAGGACGAGGACGGCTACTTCTGGATTCAGGGCCGTGCGGACGACGTGCTCAATATCGCGGGCCACCGCATCGGCACCGCGGAAATGGAAGCGGCCTTCGGCGCACACCGCGCCGTGCACGAATGCGGGGTCATCGGCGTGCCCGACACCATCAAGGGCGAGGCGGCCAAGGCCTTCATCGTGGTGCGCCCCGAGGTGGAACCGGACGACGAACTCATCAAGGACCTCAAGCGCCACATCCGCAACGAACTGGGGCCCGTGGCGGTCATCAAGTCCATTGAATTCCGGGACAACCTGCCCAAAACCCGTTCCGGCAAGATCATGCGCCGCGTGCTCAAGGCCGAGGAGCTTGGGCATGAAATCGGGGACCTGACCGGGCTGGAAGACGAGGATTAG
- a CDS encoding LytR/AlgR family response regulator transcription factor: MPRLKTLLIHEDPKTRAELRSLLDGVPFMQVLGEAVTAYEAMELLESIAYGALFLGTDLPGGPSGIELAQMLAGRKHKPALVFVSDSESRAYAAFEQGATDYLLWPPAPGRFERTLERLGEFKTRFKEVPEPSEPLETANQEESPDEQDEHTVQLPLEEHEQESFLAALRQAWDQTRTRTPEIDKLAVNQDGRMYLVPYHQIIFVEAYEDYSYVHTAGQKFLTSYRLKNLEDRLKPHRFFRVHRKYLVNLDMVTEIASMPGSNFMLRTAGKTRIELPISRRRIAELKQILGL; the protein is encoded by the coding sequence ATGCCCAGACTCAAGACGCTGCTCATACACGAAGACCCGAAGACACGGGCCGAACTGCGCTCTCTGCTGGACGGCGTGCCGTTCATGCAGGTGCTGGGCGAGGCCGTGACCGCTTACGAGGCCATGGAGCTGCTGGAATCCATCGCCTACGGGGCGCTTTTTCTGGGCACGGACCTGCCGGGCGGGCCGTCCGGCATCGAGCTGGCCCAGATGCTTGCGGGCCGCAAGCACAAGCCCGCGCTGGTCTTTGTTTCCGATTCCGAATCCCGGGCCTATGCCGCCTTTGAACAGGGGGCCACGGACTACCTGCTCTGGCCGCCCGCGCCGGGGCGGTTTGAGCGCACGCTGGAACGGCTGGGCGAGTTCAAGACCCGGTTCAAGGAGGTTCCCGAACCGTCCGAGCCGCTGGAAACGGCCAATCAGGAGGAATCCCCGGACGAGCAGGACGAGCACACCGTGCAACTGCCGCTGGAAGAACACGAGCAGGAGAGTTTTCTGGCCGCGTTGCGCCAGGCATGGGACCAGACCCGCACCCGTACCCCGGAGATCGACAAGCTGGCCGTGAATCAGGACGGCCGCATGTACCTCGTCCCCTACCACCAGATCATCTTCGTGGAGGCCTACGAGGATTACTCATACGTGCATACCGCCGGGCAGAAATTCCTGACCTCCTACCGGCTCAAGAATCTCGAAGACCGGCTCAAGCCGCACCGTTTTTTCCGGGTACACAGGAAATACCTCGTCAATCTGGACATGGTCACGGAAATCGCCAGCATGCCGGGCAGCAACTTCATGCTCCGCACCGCGGGCAAGACCCGCATCGAGCTGCCCATCAGCCGCAGAAGGATCGCGGAACTGAAGCAGATACTCGGATTGTGA
- a CDS encoding MarR family winged helix-turn-helix transcriptional regulator, whose amino-acid sequence MGSVEDFFEGEPVGFLLARASQYMRLQLGRSFADAGLGISVEQWRLLIELWQRDGLNQRELGERCFKSKVSVTKMLAKLEDQGYVLRRRSTRDRRGNRVFLTAAGKRLRDVTLELAAKNNMHAVDGVDDDDLAAFKRVARTIFLNME is encoded by the coding sequence ATGGGCAGTGTGGAGGATTTTTTTGAAGGCGAACCGGTAGGGTTTCTGCTGGCGCGGGCCTCGCAATACATGCGCCTGCAGCTGGGCCGGAGCTTCGCGGATGCCGGACTGGGAATATCCGTGGAGCAGTGGCGCTTGCTGATTGAATTGTGGCAGCGGGACGGATTGAACCAGCGCGAGTTGGGAGAGCGGTGTTTCAAGAGCAAGGTTTCCGTGACCAAGATGCTGGCCAAGCTCGAGGACCAGGGCTATGTGCTCCGACGTCGTTCGACACGGGACAGGCGTGGCAACCGGGTTTTCCTGACCGCTGCGGGCAAGCGCCTCAGGGATGTGACTCTGGAACTTGCCGCGAAAAACAATATGCACGCTGTGGACGGCGTGGACGATGATGATCTGGCCGCGTTCAAGCGGGTCGCCAGGACGATTTTCCTGAACATGGAATAA
- a CDS encoding multidrug effflux MFS transporter codes for MTFFLAFLAALGPLSNDMYLPALPNLVKFWGVSEASGGLTLSLWFVSFGIFLLVYGPFSDRFGRKPSLLLGLGLFTVSSLGCALSDGLTEMLICRILQAAGGAACASMVMAISRDVFDGHIRQRVLAYLGVIMAVAPMAAPFLGSLTLKYFSWRWIFGLQAIYGITALGAVLFLEETLHHEKRLTSMAFIKPYLQTLVNGRFMYTSTLMAVVMGPVYGFIAASPYIYMEQFGLDRAAFSRFFALNAVGLMLGSLVCAKLSKRFSGAVLNGWGFAGITVGGACIAAFGASGPVAFALPMMLIAFCCGASRPVSNNIVLDQVEVNVGAAASIMTFSLFMLGAVFMWAASADFMNRATLIGFMGFGVGGFVLVLWPLLLRYLGRFGYKAS; via the coding sequence ATGACGTTCTTTCTCGCCTTTCTTGCTGCGTTGGGCCCGTTGTCCAACGACATGTACCTTCCGGCCCTGCCGAATCTGGTGAAGTTTTGGGGCGTGAGCGAGGCCTCGGGCGGGCTGACATTGAGCCTGTGGTTCGTGAGTTTCGGCATATTCCTGCTGGTATACGGGCCGTTTTCCGATCGTTTCGGACGCAAGCCCAGCCTGTTGCTGGGGCTGGGCCTGTTTACGGTTTCCTCGTTGGGTTGCGCTCTGTCCGACGGCCTGACTGAAATGCTCATCTGCCGGATTCTGCAGGCTGCGGGCGGTGCGGCCTGTGCATCCATGGTCATGGCCATCAGCCGCGACGTGTTCGACGGCCACATACGCCAGCGCGTGCTGGCCTACCTCGGCGTGATCATGGCCGTGGCCCCCATGGCCGCCCCGTTTCTGGGCAGCCTGACCCTCAAATATTTTTCGTGGCGCTGGATATTCGGCCTGCAGGCCATCTACGGAATCACCGCGCTCGGGGCAGTGCTTTTTCTGGAGGAAACCCTGCACCATGAAAAACGGCTCACGTCCATGGCTTTTATAAAACCGTACCTTCAGACGCTGGTCAACGGCCGGTTTATGTACACCTCCACGCTCATGGCCGTTGTCATGGGGCCGGTGTACGGGTTCATCGCGGCTTCGCCATATATCTACATGGAACAATTCGGATTGGACCGGGCCGCCTTCAGCCGCTTTTTCGCGCTCAACGCCGTGGGGTTGATGCTGGGTTCGCTGGTCTGCGCCAAGCTTTCCAAACGCTTTTCCGGGGCCGTGCTCAACGGCTGGGGATTCGCGGGCATCACCGTGGGCGGAGCCTGCATTGCCGCATTCGGCGCGTCAGGTCCCGTGGCCTTTGCCCTGCCCATGATGCTCATAGCGTTCTGCTGCGGCGCGAGCCGCCCGGTGAGCAACAACATCGTGCTGGATCAGGTGGAGGTCAACGTGGGGGCCGCTGCATCCATCATGACCTTTTCCCTGTTCATGCTGGGCGCCGTGTTCATGTGGGCGGCCTCGGCCGATTTCATGAACCGGGCCACGCTCATCGGGTTCATGGGATTTGGCGTGGGGGGATTCGTGCTGGTCCTGTGGCCCCTGCTCCTGCGTTATCTTGGCCGTTTCGGCTACAAGGCATCCTGA
- a CDS encoding methylenetetrahydrofolate reductase — protein sequence MPIPRLIEEDRPFISLEFFPPRNEDALPVFLDTVHRLARLKPLFAAVTCGAGGGGATGTLRTARDLCEEKGFTVMPHMTCVRNDPESIAEQVREIRSCGIRNVLAVRGDFPDGVDSAPKGLRHATDLVRTVRQQDPDLCVGVAAYPDAHPESESIEQDIEHLRQKFEAGADFAVTQLFFDNRKYFDMVERLADKGCTKLVIPSVLPIRSFGQVRRLMGLCSTPIPGKLLAALEAAHASGGDGAVRDVGADYAAAQVRGLVDAGAPGVHLYPFNRAGLCLDVVERAGLMPA from the coding sequence ATGCCTATCCCACGTCTGATCGAAGAAGACAGGCCATTTATTTCATTGGAATTTTTTCCGCCACGCAATGAAGACGCCTTGCCCGTTTTTCTGGACACGGTGCACCGTCTGGCCCGGCTCAAGCCGTTGTTTGCGGCCGTGACCTGCGGCGCTGGCGGTGGCGGAGCCACCGGAACACTGAGGACCGCCCGTGATCTGTGCGAGGAAAAGGGGTTCACGGTCATGCCGCACATGACCTGCGTGCGCAACGACCCGGAGTCCATTGCCGAGCAGGTGCGTGAAATACGATCCTGCGGCATTCGCAACGTGCTGGCCGTGCGCGGGGATTTTCCTGACGGCGTGGATTCGGCCCCCAAGGGCCTCCGCCATGCCACGGACCTTGTCCGCACCGTGCGCCAACAGGATCCGGACCTGTGCGTGGGCGTGGCCGCATACCCGGACGCGCACCCGGAATCCGAGAGCATTGAGCAGGACATCGAACATCTGCGCCAAAAATTCGAGGCGGGCGCGGACTTTGCCGTAACCCAGCTCTTCTTCGACAACCGAAAATATTTCGACATGGTGGAACGCCTTGCGGACAAAGGCTGCACCAAGCTGGTCATTCCCAGCGTGTTGCCCATCCGCAGTTTCGGGCAGGTGCGCCGCCTCATGGGCCTGTGCAGCACGCCCATTCCCGGCAAGCTGCTGGCCGCGCTGGAAGCGGCCCATGCCTCGGGCGGAGATGGGGCCGTTCGCGATGTGGGCGCGGACTACGCTGCGGCACAGGTGCGGGGGCTGGTGGATGCCGGAGCGCCGGGCGTTCACCTGTATCCCTTCAACCGCGCCGGGCTGTGTCTGGACGTGGTTGAACGCGCCGGGCTCATGCCCGCCTGA
- the metE gene encoding 5-methyltetrahydropteroyltriglutamate--homocysteine S-methyltransferase produces the protein MLTHSLGFPRMGIDRELKKVTEAYWKGEKGEQDLLEQGAQLRVRHWEIQAGQGVDLLPVGDFSHYDHMLDTVALLGAVPARYGWEGGSVDTDTYFRMARGDAGHGGATAMEMTKWFDTNYHYIVPEFTEGQTFSLSSTKIFDELDEAVAAGYAAKPVLPGPFTFIGLGKSVPPGFDRWEHLDAIVAVYEEVLGRLSAKCAWVQLDEPLLALDLDAAVTDRFAAVYERLATAAGSAKILVATYFGGVDHHAETLLSLPVGGVHVDLVRAPEQLDAFAARLPEAMHLSLGLVDGRNVWKVDMDKALELVDRAVLAVGADRVMLAPSCSLLHTPVDLSAETGLDAQVREWMAFAVQKCAELDVLRRAAVGQDAQEELAANRAAWDARRSSPLTANAAVRERMESVNETMARRVRPYAERIVSQRERLKLPLLPTTTIGSFPQTPEIRRTRLAFKKGELAKAGYTQAMQGFIAESIEKQEQLGLDVLVHGEAERNDMVEYFGEQLDGFCFTANGWVQSYGSRCVKPPVIFGDVFRPGPMTVEWIRYAQSLTDKPVKGMLTGPVTILQWSFVRDDQPRSETCRQIALAVRDEVVDLEADGVAVIQIDEPALREGLPLRRDLWKEYLDWGVECFRLSASGVQDHTQIHTHMCYAEFNDIIEWIAAMDADVISIEASRSNMELLEAFGRFDYPAEVGPGVYDIHSPRVPPVQEMVDLLRRASKVLPVDHLWVNPDCGLKTRGWPETMEALANMVEAAAKAREILK, from the coding sequence ATGCTGACGCACTCTCTGGGTTTCCCGCGCATGGGTATTGACAGGGAACTCAAAAAGGTCACTGAAGCGTATTGGAAGGGCGAGAAAGGCGAACAGGATCTTCTGGAACAGGGGGCGCAGTTGCGCGTCCGACATTGGGAGATTCAGGCCGGGCAGGGTGTGGACCTGCTGCCCGTGGGCGATTTTTCCCACTACGACCACATGCTGGATACGGTGGCCCTGCTGGGCGCCGTGCCTGCCCGCTACGGCTGGGAAGGGGGCAGCGTGGACACGGACACCTATTTCCGCATGGCGCGCGGCGATGCCGGGCACGGTGGCGCCACGGCCATGGAAATGACCAAGTGGTTCGACACCAACTACCATTACATCGTGCCCGAGTTTACCGAGGGCCAGACTTTTTCCCTGTCCTCGACGAAGATTTTCGACGAGCTGGACGAAGCAGTTGCCGCAGGGTACGCGGCCAAGCCCGTGCTGCCCGGCCCGTTCACCTTCATCGGTCTGGGCAAGTCCGTGCCCCCGGGTTTCGATCGCTGGGAGCATCTGGACGCGATCGTGGCCGTATATGAAGAGGTTTTGGGTCGCCTGTCCGCCAAGTGCGCCTGGGTTCAGCTGGACGAGCCGCTACTGGCCCTTGATCTGGATGCGGCCGTGACCGACCGCTTTGCCGCGGTATATGAACGGCTTGCCACGGCTGCCGGGTCCGCAAAAATATTGGTGGCCACCTATTTCGGCGGCGTGGACCACCACGCGGAAACCTTGCTCTCCCTGCCCGTGGGCGGCGTGCATGTCGATCTGGTACGCGCCCCGGAACAGCTGGACGCGTTTGCCGCAAGACTCCCCGAAGCCATGCATCTTTCCCTTGGCCTTGTGGATGGCCGCAACGTCTGGAAAGTGGACATGGACAAGGCGCTGGAACTGGTGGACCGTGCCGTGCTGGCCGTGGGCGCGGACCGCGTCATGCTGGCGCCGTCCTGCTCGCTGCTGCATACGCCCGTGGACCTGAGCGCCGAAACCGGGCTTGACGCGCAGGTGCGCGAATGGATGGCCTTTGCCGTGCAGAAATGCGCGGAGCTGGACGTGTTGCGCCGGGCGGCCGTGGGGCAGGACGCACAGGAGGAACTGGCCGCCAACCGCGCGGCATGGGACGCGCGCCGTTCCAGCCCGCTGACCGCCAACGCGGCCGTGCGCGAGCGCATGGAATCCGTGAACGAGACCATGGCCCGCCGCGTGCGTCCGTATGCAGAGCGTATTGTCTCCCAGCGCGAACGGCTCAAGCTGCCGCTTCTGCCCACCACCACCATCGGCTCGTTTCCCCAGACCCCGGAAATCCGGCGCACCCGGCTGGCCTTCAAGAAAGGCGAGCTGGCCAAGGCCGGTTATACGCAGGCCATGCAGGGCTTCATTGCCGAAAGCATTGAAAAGCAGGAACAGCTCGGGCTGGACGTGCTGGTGCACGGCGAAGCCGAACGCAACGACATGGTGGAATACTTCGGCGAGCAACTGGACGGATTCTGCTTTACCGCCAACGGCTGGGTGCAGAGCTACGGTTCCCGCTGCGTGAAGCCGCCCGTGATCTTCGGCGACGTTTTCCGGCCCGGCCCCATGACCGTGGAATGGATACGCTATGCCCAGAGCCTCACGGACAAGCCGGTCAAGGGCATGCTCACCGGCCCGGTGACCATTCTGCAATGGAGTTTTGTGCGCGACGACCAGCCCCGGTCCGAAACCTGCCGTCAGATCGCGCTGGCCGTGCGTGACGAAGTGGTGGATCTCGAGGCGGACGGCGTGGCCGTGATCCAGATCGACGAACCCGCCCTGCGCGAGGGCCTGCCCCTGCGCCGTGACCTCTGGAAGGAATATCTGGACTGGGGCGTGGAGTGCTTCCGGCTTTCGGCCTCGGGCGTGCAGGACCATACCCAGATTCACACCCACATGTGCTACGCGGAGTTCAACGACATCATCGAATGGATAGCGGCCATGGATGCGGACGTGATCAGCATCGAGGCCAGCCGCAGCAACATGGAGCTGCTGGAGGCGTTCGGCCGTTTCGACTATCCCGCGGAAGTGGGGCCGGGCGTGTACGACATCCACAGCCCGCGCGTGCCCCCGGTTCAGGAAATGGTGGACCTGCTCAGGCGCGCATCAAAGGTGCTGCCCGTGGACCATTTGTGGGTCAACCCGGATTGCGGCCTCAAGACCCGCGGCTGGCCCGAAACCATGGAGGCGCTGGCCAACATGGTGGAAGCTGCGGCCAAGGCCCGCGAAATCCTGAAATAA